From Chloroflexota bacterium, a single genomic window includes:
- a CDS encoding transposase, protein MRRLQGQLEALRPTHIVLEASGGHDRAVVAAPSAAGLPVVVNPRQTRDFPRAHGILAKTDRLDARVLARFAAAVWYPWRPQPSAAAHDLHIVGRRRELVADCAAEQQRRRHDCAHLDLGFDPLAAALTAALAQVDRELAALIQAEPERRARAAWLQSIPGIGPVAAAVLLAEVPELGACTRQQVAALVGVGPFNRNSGAWRGRWSCWGGCAQARAALNMAALTATRVNPTLRTCPQRPIAAGKPSKVAVVACMQELLVRCNALCKSQTRWDSTMA, encoded by the coding sequence CTGCGACGGTTGCAGGGGCAGCTCGAGGCGCTGCGGCCGACCCATATCGTGCTGGAAGCCAGCGGTGGACACGATCGGGCCGTAGTCGCCGCCCCGAGCGCCGCAGGCCTACCCGTCGTCGTCAATCCGCGCCAGACGCGAGACTTCCCCCGCGCCCACGGCATCCTGGCCAAGACCGACCGGCTGGATGCCCGCGTGCTGGCACGGTTTGCGGCTGCGGTGTGGTACCCGTGGCGGCCCCAACCCAGTGCAGCCGCCCATGACCTCCACATCGTCGGCCGGCGGCGTGAACTGGTCGCGGACTGTGCGGCCGAGCAGCAGCGGCGCCGCCACGACTGTGCCCACCTGGACCTGGGCTTCGACCCCTTGGCCGCCGCGCTGACCGCGGCCCTCGCGCAGGTCGACCGCGAGTTGGCGGCCCTCATTCAGGCGGAGCCCGAGCGGCGCGCACGCGCCGCCTGGCTGCAGAGCATCCCCGGGATCGGACCTGTGGCTGCCGCCGTCTTGCTGGCCGAAGTGCCCGAACTGGGCGCGTGCACCCGCCAGCAGGTCGCCGCCCTCGTCGGAGTCGGGCCTTTCAACCGCAACAGCGGCGCCTGGCGCGGGCGGTGGAGTTGCTGGGGCGGGTGCGCCCAGGCTCGCGCCGCGCTCAACATGGCTGCCCTGACGGCCACCCGCGTCAACCCCACGCTGCGCACCTGCCCCCAGCGCCCCATCGCGGCCGGCAAGCCGTCCAAGGTGGCCGTCGTCGCCTGCATGCAAGAGCTGCTCGTCCGCTGCAATGCGCTCTGCAAATCCCAGACCCGCTGGGACTCGACGATGGCCTAA